Below is a genomic region from Candidatus Rokuibacteriota bacterium.
GGCGGCAATGCGGGCATGTGGGACCCCAACATCGGAGCGCTGTCCGCCGGCCACCGACTCATCCTCTGGGAGCCGCGCGGGCACGCCCGCTCCGACAGCCCCGAGGACCCGAAGAAGGTCACCTTCGCCCACTGGGTCTGGGACCTCCACGACCTCATGGACCATCTCGAGCTCGAGCGGGCCGTCGTGGGCGGGCTCTCGCTCGGTGGGGGCATCGCGACGCGCTTCACGCTGGCGCACCCCACGCGCGTGCGCGCGCTCCTCATCATCGACTCGTCCTCCGCGTCGGGCCTGCCGCTGGGAGTGGACAATATCGTGCTGCGCGCGAAGAGCATCGAGGTGACGCTCAAGGGCGGGATGGACGCCATGGCGGAGTTCGCCATCGAGTCCAACCCGAACGTGGCGGGGCGGATCAAGCTGGACCCGTCGGCGCGGAAGGAGATCTTCGACTACTACCGCATGCTCACGCCCATCGGCTACGCCAACGCGCTGCGGGCCCTGCTCCAGATGGACTACATCACGGATCGCCTGGGTGAGATCACGGCGCCCACCCTCCTCGTGTGCGGCGACGAGGACCCCTCGCTCGGACCCATGCGTGAGATCCAGAAGCGCATCGCGCACGCCCATTTCGCCCTGCTCTCCCTGGCCGGCCACTTCGCCAACCGGGACCAGCCCGTGGCGTTCAACCGCGCTGTCGTCGAATTCCTGTCCGGCCTCGCCTGAGGCGGCGCGCGCCTCGAGCGGCGCCCGGCTCGCTGACACGATGGCCCGCACGGATTGCTTCGGGCGTCGCCGCTGTGGAATACTCGGGCGCATGAGGCGCCGCGCCCGCGCCGTCGTCGAGTTCCAGAAAGACCTCGCTTGACCTGCATCCGTCCGTGATGAGTTCGACGCCCTCGGCCGAGCCCGTGGGGGCCCGCACGAAGCGGCTGCTCGAAGCCCCCGTCGTCCCCACCCTGCTCCGCCTGGCCGCGCCCACTGTCTTCGTCACCATTCTCCAGGCGACCGTCGGCACGCTCGACGCCGTCTTCGTGGGCTGGCTCGGCTCGAGCGCGCTCGCGGGCGTGTCGCTGGTGTATCCGCTGCTCATGCTCATGCAGACCATGTCGGCCGGCGGCATGGGCGGCGGCGTCGCCTCGGCCGTGGCGCGCGCACTGGGCGCCGGCAGGCGCGCCGAGGCGCAAGCGCTGGCGGCTCACGCCCTCGTGATCGCGATCGGCATGTCCGCGCTGCTCACCATCGGGCTCCTCTGGGGCGGCCCGGCCCTGTACCGCGCCATGGGCGGGACGGGCGCCACCCTCGAAGCCGCGCTGACCTACTCCCGCGTGATCTTCGGCGGCGCCGTCGTCTACTGGCTCCTCAACACGCTCTCGAGCATCGTCCGCGGCACCGGCACCATGGTGCTGCCGGCGGCCGTCAATATCGGCTCGGCCGTCATCTACCTGAGCCTGGCGCCGGCTCTGGTGATGGGCTGGGGCCCGTTCCCGCGGCTCGGGGTGGCGGGCACGGCGGCGGCGAATCTCATCGCCTTCGGCGCGTCGACGCTCGTGCTCGGCGCCTATCTGCTGTCCCCGCGAAGCACGTTGCGGCTCTCGTGGGAGGGCTTCCGGCTGCGGTGGGCGCTCTTCTGGGAGATCCTGCGCGTCGGTGCGCCCGCCTCGCTCAACACGATCCTGACCAACCTGACCGTGGTGCTCATGACGGGGCTCGTCGGCCCGTTCGGCACAGCCGCGCTGGCAGGCTACGGCATGGGCGCGCGGCTCGAGTATCTCCAGATCCTGGTCGCGTTCGGGATGGGCTCGGCGCTGGTCGCGATGGTCGGCGCCAACGTGGGCGCGGGGCAGATCGCGCGCGCCGAGCGCATCGCGTGGACGGGCGCGGGCATCGGCGCGGGCGTGACGGGCGCGATCGGCCTCTTCGCCGCCATCTTCCCGAGTGCGTGGCTCGGACTCTTTACGACGGACCCTGACGTGATCGCCGCGGGAGCGAGCTATCTCCGGATCGTGGGCCCGGTCTACGGCTTCTTCGGCCTGGGGCTAACCCTGTACTTCGCCTCGCAGGGCGCGGGACGCCTCGGCTGGCCCCTCGCAGCCGGTTTCGCGCGGCTCTTCCTCGCGGCGGCGGGCGGTTGGGTTTGCGGCTACTGGCTCGGCTGGGGGCTGCCGGGGATCTTCGCGGCCATGGCGGCGGCCCTCATCGTGCTTGGCGGCACGATCGCCGCGGCTGTCAGATGGGGCGCCTGGCGCTAGGCCGAGCGCCGGAGCGGTCGTTGCCCGCGTCACCGCACCTGTGAAACAATCGGGCGCATGAGCCGCCGCGCCCGCGCCGTTCTCGGTACCGCCTGCGGCACGCACTTCGTCCACGACGGCTTCTCCGACATCCTCTACGTCCTCTTCCCGGTCTGGGCCCGCGAGTTCGGGCTCTCTTTCGCCCAGGTCGGCCTGCTACGCACGGTGTACAGCGGCGGCATGGCGGCCTTCCAGATCCCGGCAGGGCTCCTCGCGGAGCGCTGGGGCGAGGCGCGACTCCTGGCGGCGGGGACGGCCGCCACGGCGCTCGGCTTCGTCGCGGCGGGCTTCGCGGGAGGTTATGCGGCGCTTCTGGGATGTCTCCTCGCCGCGGGGCTCGGCTCGGGCGTCCAGCACCCGCTCTCGTCCTCGCTCGTGTCGCATGCCTACGAAGATGGGCGCCGCCGCGTGGCGCTGGGCACCTACAACTTCTCGGGCGACCTCGGCAAGGTCGTGGTGCCTGCGGCGGTGGCCTTTGCCGTGCCGTGGCTCGGCTGGCGCGGGGCCGTCGAGAGCTTCGCCGTGGTCGGCATGGCGGCCGCAGGACTCGTGCTGCTCGCGCTCACCCGCCTGGAGGTCGGCTACGCGCCGCTCCCCGAAGACAGGGCCGAGCGGCGGCACGGCTCAGACTGGGGCATCCGCGACGTGCGCGGCTTTCAGGCGCTGTCCGTGATCCACGTGATCGACAACTCGACACGCACGGGCTTCCTCACCTTCCTGCCCTTCCTGCTGATCGCCAAGGGGTCGTCGGTACAGGCCGTGGGCTTCGCGCTGATGCTGGTCTTCGCGGGCGGCGCGGCGGGCAAGTTCGCCTGCGGCGTGCTGGCGGAGCGGCTCGGCGTGATCCGCACCGTGATCATCACCGAGGCGGCGACGGGCGCCGGCATTCTGCTGCTGCTCGGGCTGCCGCTCGGCCCATCGCTGGCGCTGCTCCCCGTCCTCGGGATCGCACTCAACGGCACGTCGTCCGTCCTCTACGGCACCGTCGCCGACCTGGTCACCAGTGACAGGCGGGGGCGCAGCTACGCGGTCTTCTACACCGTGGGCGTCGGCGCCTCGGCGCTTTCCCCGTCGGTCTACGGCGTCGTCAGCGACTGGGGCGGCGTGCCGCTGGCCCTCGCCATCGTGGGCTCGCTCGTCTTCCTGACGCTCCCGCTGACGCTACTGCTGCGGCGTCCGCTCGCGGCCGCGCCAGTCTAGCGCGCGAGGCCCGCCTATCGCGCGAGGGAAGGCACCGAGACGCGCTCGGTCACGCGTTCCCGGCCCGGCCCCTTGAGCCAGGTGAAGGTCAGCCGCCCGTCGGGGTCGAAGCGGATCTCCTTGATCGCCTCGCCGGGGGAGAGCCCCGGCGCCCAGTCCCGCTCAATCCGGAACACCTCGCGCGCCGAGAAGATCTGCCGGATCGCGAGAACGCGGCCGTCCGGCTGGGCCATGAGCAGCCGCCGGTAGTCCGCGCCGAGCACGTCCCGTCGCGGCTCGGAGAGCAGGTGGCGCCTGGCCTCGAAGAAGTAGCTCCAGGTGCACGGCCGACCGCAGTCGAAGCGCGCCTCGGCGAAGGTCGCGGTGTGCCAGATGATTTCGGGCTTGGGAAGCGTGGTCACGCCAGCTGGAGGCGTGAACCATGTCGCCCGCTCGGGCCGACCGTAGTAGTAGCCGACGCGGCAGTCGCGGTCACTCCGGCAGTCGGCGACGATGCCCGCGCTCGGCAGCACCGACCGGTAGAGGCAGTGGGACGGGCCGCTGCCGCCGGGGCCCGAGCATTCAGCGGCCGGCGGCGTGGCCGCCGAGACCGGGCCTTGCGCGAGCAGGAGGAGAGCGCCGAGAAGCGACCACCGGAGCAGAAGCAGGGGAAGCCCTCGGGCTAGCCGCCCTCGGCGAGGATCTCGGTCATCCGTGTGAAGAACTGCTCGAGCATCATCTTGCTGACGCCGCCCAGCATGCGCTGGCCGACGCTGGCGATGAGCCCGCCGACCTGCACATCCGCGCTGTAGCTGACTCGCGTGCCGCCGTCCGCGTCGGAGAGCTCCATGCCCGCCTCCCCGCGCACGAAGCCGGGCCCGCCGCTGCCCTCGAGCGCCATCCGGTAGCGGGTCGGCGGCTCCAGGTCGAAGAGCCGCACCTTGCCCTCGAACGTGCCCTTGATGGCGCCGACGCCGATCTTCATCTTCGCCTTGTACTCCCCGGGACCGACGGCCTCGAGACCCTCGCAGCCCGGGAGCGCGCGGGCGAGCGTATCGGGATCGAGAAAGGCCGCCCACACGCGCTCGCGCGGGGCGGGGATGTCGTTGGCGCCTTCGATCTTCATCCTTCGAGGGCGCGCACAGCCGCGGCCATCCGGCTCATGCCTTCCTTGATGGTCTCGAGCCCCGTTGCGTACGAGAGACGGATGTGGGCGTCCGAGCCGAAGTCCACGCCCGCCACGGTGGCGATCAGCGCTTCTTCGAGGAGAAAGGCGGAGACGTCTCGGGAGCCCTTGAGCGTGCCGCCCTTCCACCGCTTGCCGAAGAGCCCCGAGACGTTGGGGAAGACGTAGAAGGCGCCCTTGGGCATGACGCAGCTGATGCCGGGGATGGCGTTGAGCGCCTCCACGATGACGCGGCGGCGCCGGTCGAACTCCCCGACCATCTTGGCGACCTCATCCTGCGGGCCTGCCAGCGCCTCGACGGCCGCCCACTGCGCGATCGAGGTCGGATTCGACGTCACCTGGCTCTGGATGTCGGTCATCGCCTTGATGATGACCGTGGGCCCCGCGGCGTAGCCCACCCGCCAGCCCGTCATGGCGTACGCCTTGGAGCAGGTGTTGACGACGAGCGTGCGCGCCTTGATCTCGGGTGAGAGCGACGCGATCGAGACGTGGCGCCTCTCGTACGTCAGCGCCTCGTAGCATTCGTCCGAGACGATCCAGAAGCCGCGCTCGACGGCGAGCTCCCCCACCTGTTTGAGCGCCGCGGCCGAGAAGACGGCCCCCGTCGGGTTTCCCGGGCTGTTGAGCACCAGGATCCTGGTCTTTGCCGTCACCGCCCGCCGGACGGCCGCGGGATCGAGGTCGAAGCCGGTGGACTCGAGCGTCTCGACGGGCACGGGAACGCCGCCCAGGAGCCGCACCTGCTCGGGATAGGACACCCAGAACGGGCTCGGGATCACGACCTCGTCACCCGGGTTCACCAACGCCATGACGATGTTGAAGAGCGTGTGCTTGGCGCCGCAGGAGACGGTCACTTCTTCGGGGGTGTAGTCGAGGCCCAGGTCGCGCTTGAGCTTGTGGCAGATCGCTGCGCGCAGCTCGGGGATGCCGCCGACCTCGGTGTACTTGGTCTGGCCGCTCTCGATCGCGCGGATCGCCGCGTCCTTGATGCGGCGGGGAGTGTCGAAGTCGGGCTCCCCCGCCCCGAAGGAGATGACGTTCATGCCCTCGGCGCGCATGGCCTTGGCCCTGGCCTGCATGGCGAGCGTGGGCGATGGCTGGAGCGTCTTGAGGCGGTCGGCGAGCATGCGGAATTACTTTCTGGAGAACTTCGCGTTCAGCCGCTCCTCGACCAGCGGCGGCACCATCCCGGTGACGGCGGCGCCGAGCGACGAGACCTCCTTGATGAGGCGGGAGGAGATGTACGTGTACTTCTCGTGCGGCATGAGGAAGACGGTCTCCACCGTGTGGCGGAGCTTGCGGTTCATCAGCGCCATCTGGAACTCGTACTCGAAGTCCGACACGGCGCGGATGCCGCGGACGATACAGTCGGCCTGCTCCCGATGCGCCAGGTCTATGAGGAGCCCGTCGAAGGACGTGATGCGCATGCGTCCCATGCCGGCCGTCGCCTCGTCGATCATCTCGAGCCGCTCCTTGACCTCAAAGAGCGGCTGCTTGGACGGGTTGGCGACCACGGCGACGATCAGCTCGTCGAAGATGCGCAGGCTCCGCTCGATCAGGTCGAGGTGCCCGTTGTGCATCGGATCGAACATCCCCGGGTACACGGCTCGCTTGCCCACGGCGTCCCCCGATCGCATGTCGCGAGAGTGTCGAAAAAACCACGCTCACTCTACGCGCCGCCGCGAAAGAAAGTCAAGGTGGTCTCCCCGAAGCGGCGGCTCTTCCAGAGCGTGAGGGCACCGGGCTCGGCCGGCGGAGGCGCCTTGGTCGAATGCTGCGCCACCACGACGGCGCCGGGCAGGAGGCAGTCGCCGCGAGCGAGCCGCTCAAGCGCGGGCGCGGCGTCGGCCGAGGCGTAGGGCGGGTCGAGGAAGACGACGCCGAAGCGGGCGCCTTCGCGGGCGAGCGCCTCGAGCGCGCGGAGCACGTCCTGCCTGAGGACCTTGGCGCGGCCGGCCAGGCCGAGCCTGTCGATGTTGTCCTCGAGGGCCGTCACGGCGGCCCTGTCCTGCTCGACGAAGCAGGCCGACGGCGCCCCGCGCGAGAGCGCCTCGATGCCGACGCCCCCCGCTCCGGCGAACAAGTCGAGGAAGGGCCCGGCCTCGAGATAGGGCATGAGCGTGTCGAGGCAGGCGATGCGGACCTGGTCTGCCGTCGGCCGCGTGGTCCGCCCCTTGGGCGTGGTCAGGCGCTGGCCCTTGAGCGCGCCGGCGATGACGCGCATCAGCCGATCCCCGCCAGGTCGAGCTTGCCGCGCCAGCGCGCGAGGAGGGCGTCGCGCAGGCCCCGGTGCTCGGATGCAGTCAGCTGCGGGTCCGCGTGGACGAGGGCGAAGGCCTCGCGCCGCGCCTCCTCCAGCATGGCGCCGTCTCTCAGGAGATCGGCGACGCGGAACTCGGGCAGCCCCGACTGCCGGGTGCCGAAGAAGTCACCGGGCCCGCGCAGCTCCAGGTCGACCTCCGCGATCCGGAAGCCATCGTTGGTCCCGGTCATGGCGGCGATCCGGCGCTGCGCGTCCTCCGAGGACGAGCCCGCGAGGAGGATGCAGTAGCTCTTCCACGACCCCCGCCCCACCCGGCCGCGCAGCTGGTGGAGCTGGGAGAGTCCGAAGCGCTCGGCGTGCTCGACCAGCATCACCGCGGCGTTGGGCACGTCGATGCCGACCTCGATCACGGTGGTGGAGACGAGGACGTGGACCGCGCCCTCCTTGAACTCGCGCATGACGCGCTCCTTGTCCTGGAAGCCCAGCCGCCCATGGAGAAGCCCGACCCGACGCTCCGGGAAGACCTCGCGCTGGAGACGCTCGGCCATCTCGGTGGCGGCCCTGAGATCGGAGGCCTCGGACTCCTCTACGAGCGGGCAGACGACGTAGACCTGGCGCCCTTCGCCGATCTGCTTGCGGAGGAAATCGTAAATCTCGCGGCGCTTGGACTCGCCGCGCGCGACCGTGACGACGGGCCGGCGCCCGGGCGGCAGCTCGTCGAGGACCGAAACGTCGAGGTCGCCGTACAGGGTCAGCGCCAGCGTGCGCGGGATGGGCGTGGCCGTCATCACGAGGACGTCCGGGCTCTCGCCCTTACCGCGGATCGCCGCCCGGTGTGCCACGCCGAAGCGGTGCTGCTCGTCGATCACGGCCAACCCCAGCCGCTTGAAGCCCACACTCCCCTGCACCAGCGCGTGGGTACCGATGACGCACCCCGCCTCCCCCCGCTCGGCCGCCGCGGCGGCCGCCTGCCGCGCTTTGCCCTTGACCGCTCCCGTGAGGAGCACCACGCGCACGCCCAACGGCTCGAGCAGCTGGGAGAGCGTGATCATGTGCTGCTCGGCAAGGATCTCGGTGGGTGCCATGAGCGCCGCCTGGTAGCCGGATTCGATCGCGGTCAGGATGGCGAGGGCCGCGACGACGGTCTTGCCCGAGCCGACATCGCCCTGGAGCAGGCGGCTCATCGGATACGGCTCGGCCATGTCGGTGCGGATCTCGCCCCACACGCGCTCCTGCGCCGCCGTCAGCGTGTAGGGCAAGGACGCCCGCAGGCGGCCCACGAGCGCGCCCGGCGGGTTCATCGCGAGACCGCGGCGGCGGCCCTCGCGGTGGCGGCGGATGGCGAGCCCGGTCTCGAGCAGGAAGAAGTCGTCGAAGACGAGCCTTCGGTGGGCCGCGGCCTGCTCTTCCTGCGTCTCAGGGAAGTGAGCGCCCCTGATGGCCTGGGGCAGCGGCAGCAAGGCGCGCCCCACCCGGACGCGCTCGGGCAGGGGGTCGTCGATCTGGTCGGCCCAGCCGTCCACCAAGCGCTTCATCAGCCGCCGGAACGGCCTCTGGGTCAGCCCCTCAGTGAGCGGGTAGACCGGCACGAGGCGTCCCGTGTGGAGCATCTCGTCCGGGCCGTCCTCGACGACCTCGTAGTCCTTCACCAACATCTGCAGCGGCCCGCGGCCGTACGGCTGGACCTTGCCGTGGACGATCAGGCGCTGGCCGCGCTTGAAGACGCGCGCGAGATACGGCTGGTTGAACCACGCGCAGTTGAGGAAGCCGCTCACGTCCCGGATCATGACGACGAGCGGCATGCGCGGGCGCCCGCGCGGGGGCGGGCTGATGCCGGCGATGGTGCCGGCGCAGGTGCGAGCCTCCCCCACCGAGACGCGCCCGAGCGGGATGATGCGGCTCCGGTCCTCGTGGCGCAGCGGCAGGTGCTGGACGAGGGCGTCCTCGATGGTGGCGAGGCCGAGCCTGGCGAGGGCCTTGGCGCGCTGCGGGCCGACGCCGGCGAGGTCTCCGAGCGCCGTCCGCGGCCCGGGCGCCGCTTCCGCCGCGGTGACCATGCTGCCGCGTCCCGGGTTTCCTCTCGCAGGGGTCAAGTCGTTGCTCCGCTCACACGATCATGCTATAAAAGGGCCTCGCGTCCGGCAAATCAGACGCAGATCCCCTCAAGGAGTCAGCATGGCTCAGCGTTGCGACGTCTGTGGAAAGGGCCCGTCCGTCGGCCACAAGATCAGTCACGCCCACAATGTCACCAAGCGGCGCTGGCTGGCCAATCTCGTTTCGATGCGGGGCAAGATCGGCACGACAGGTGTGGTGCAGCGACTGCGCGTCTGCACCCGCTGCCTCAAGGCCGGCAAGGTCACCAAGGTCCTGTAAGGCCCAGGAGAAAACGCGCGACGGGGGGCGTTGCCGCCCCCCGTCGGGTCCTGCTGTTGCAGCGTGGTAAACGCCGGTGGAAGGCCGCCACCTCCCACCGGCCCAAAACACTACTTCTTCTTCTTCTTGGCCGCCTTCTTCTTCTTCGCCATTTGGAAGTCACCCCCTTTCCTCTGCAATCGTACGGCTGAGTGGCAGCGCGGCTAGTGCCGCTTGCGCCCCTTCGTCACCTTCCTCCGCTTTACGCTCGTCTTCTTCGCCTTCTTCTTCGCCATTGGAGGGCTCACCTCCTTCCGGTTCCGCGTCTGGCCGGTTCCGCGTCGGGCCGGTCTCGCGTGTGGACGTCTAGAAACCCATGGCCTCGCGGCGGAGGTGGGCCGCCTGCTCCCGGCCCCGCCGCTCGTAGTGGTAGAGGTCCGCGTACAGCTGAGGCAGGCACACGACCGGCACCCCGCTCTTCGTGATTGGCGCGTGGAAGACGCCCAGGTCGTAGGGCGCCAGGAAGTGGACGTTGCCCTCGTCCTCGCCAGGCCGGAGCCCCAGGGCCTTCGCCACCGGCTCCGGGTCACCCTCGATGTAGCAATGGATGGCCGGAAAACGGACATTGGGCGCCACGAGCGCCGCGCCCGCATGGAGCGTGAACGCGACGCGCCGATCCGCCTCCTGGGCAGCGCGGGCGAGGTCGCCGACCAGCTTCCGCGTGATCCGCTCCGGCGAGAAGTAGGTCGCGATCTCGTTGAGGCGATACGTGTAGGCGTCAACCCAGGCGTCGAGCAGATCGGCCGGCTTGCTCAGGTGGATGCGCTGCTGCTCGCCCCGCTCGACCCACGCCAGGTCGCCCAACCGCTTGACCACGTTGTGGGCGTGGCCGAGGCTGACCTGCGAGGCCTTCGCCAGCTCTTCGAGCCGCCAGAGACGGCTTGGATCGACGAGGAGCGTCCGGACCACCCGGGTCGCCCGGGGCGCGAAGAGGGCCTTGAGCGGCCGCGTGGACGGCCTGAGGTTGGGCTTTCCTTCCTTCTCGATCAGGACATTCCCGAAGGCGAGATAGCAATTCCCGGACAGGTCGAGGTAGCCCAGGCCGTTTCGCTTGAGGAGACCAGCGCCCTGGGGGCTGATGTACTGGGCGACGGCAACAGGGTAGGCCCCGTCCATCTCCGCGCGAAGCTCTCCTAGCCTGGTAATAGCCTCACGGATCTGCTTGGGCTGACCGACGGAAGTTACTTCGAGAAGCAAGGTCTGATCCTGGCCTCCGAGCTTGAATTTCACCAGCAGATCAGTCTTTTGGCCCTTGACCTTTGGGCCGGCAGACTCCTCCCATGCCACAGCCTTAGGGAACAGCTCCCGAAGCCGCTGGGCCACCGATCGCCTGATTTCCTGCGTATTCTCCATGGTTTCATTGGTTGTACGATTTTCAGCGTACGCTGAAAACATACGAACAATTGAAAGTGCTGTCAAGGGAAAAGGTTAGCCGTCAGGGCCTAGAACACCCGGGCGGTCTTCGTGGGCGGAGTGGCACGGCCGAACGGAGGCTCGCCGGGCGAAGTCGCGAGCCGGACCTGGCCTGCTACTGGCCCTGCTCGATGCCTTCCATCGTGTCGTCGTCGAGGCCGAAGTAGTGCCCGATCTCGTGGATGACCGTGTCCCGGACAAGCTCGGCCATCTCCGCGGCGTCGGCGCAGTCTTCCTCGATGGGCCCCTGGTAGATGTGGATCGTGTCAGGGAGGACGTTGCCGTACGAGGTATCGCGGTGGGTCAGGTCGATCCCGCGGTAGAGCCCGTAGAGCGTATCGGGCGGCTCGATGCCGACATCGCGCAGCGTCTCGTCGTCGGCCCAGTCCTCGACCACGATGGCGACGTTGGCGATTTTTTCCTTGAACCGGCGGGGCAGCGTGCGCAGGGCCCGCTCGACGAGGGCCTCGAACTCGCTGTGGGTCACAGCCCTCTGACGCGCTCGACGTTCATCACGTCCTTCACGTCCCGAATGCCCTGCATGATCCCCTGGAGCTGGTGGAGGTCCTCCACCTCGATGACGAAGTGGTTGATGCCCTTTCGGTCGTCCGTGACGGTGATCTCGGCCTTGGTGATATTGCCCCGTTGCGAGGAGATGGCCGCGGTGATCTCCGCCAGGAGCCCGGGGCGGTCCCGGCCGATGTAGACGGCGATCTTGACGGGGCGCGTGGCCGGCTCCCCGCCGTCCCACTCGACCGCCAGCAGACGCTCCTTGTCGAGCACGTTCTTGACGACGGTCAGGCAGTCGCGCGCGTGCACCGTCAGCCCGCGGCCGCGCGTGATGAAGCCCACGATGCCGTCGCCGGGCACGGGCGAGCAGCACTTGCCGAAGCGCACCAGGACGTCGTCCACGCCGC
It encodes:
- a CDS encoding carbon monoxide dehydrogenase subunit G — protein: MKIEGANDIPAPRERVWAAFLDPDTLARALPGCEGLEAVGPGEYKAKMKIGVGAIKGTFEGKVRLFDLEPPTRYRMALEGSGGPGFVRGEAGMELSDADGGTRVSYSADVQVGGLIASVGQRMLGGVSKMMLEQFFTRMTEILAEGG
- a CDS encoding alpha/beta fold hydrolase, yielding MPHSTTRDGVRVYYEEHGRGEPVLLAYGIGGNAGMWDPNIGALSAGHRLILWEPRGHARSDSPEDPKKVTFAHWVWDLHDLMDHLELERAVVGGLSLGGGIATRFTLAHPTRVRALLIIDSSSASGLPLGVDNIVLRAKSIEVTLKGGMDAMAEFAIESNPNVAGRIKLDPSARKEIFDYYRMLTPIGYANALRALLQMDYITDRLGEITAPTLLVCGDEDPSLGPMREIQKRIAHAHFALLSLAGHFANRDQPVAFNRAVVEFLSGLA
- a CDS encoding MATE family efflux transporter, which translates into the protein MSSTPSAEPVGARTKRLLEAPVVPTLLRLAAPTVFVTILQATVGTLDAVFVGWLGSSALAGVSLVYPLLMLMQTMSAGGMGGGVASAVARALGAGRRAEAQALAAHALVIAIGMSALLTIGLLWGGPALYRAMGGTGATLEAALTYSRVIFGGAVVYWLLNTLSSIVRGTGTMVLPAAVNIGSAVIYLSLAPALVMGWGPFPRLGVAGTAAANLIAFGASTLVLGAYLLSPRSTLRLSWEGFRLRWALFWEILRVGAPASLNTILTNLTVVLMTGLVGPFGTAALAGYGMGARLEYLQILVAFGMGSALVAMVGANVGAGQIARAERIAWTGAGIGAGVTGAIGLFAAIFPSAWLGLFTTDPDVIAAGASYLRIVGPVYGFFGLGLTLYFASQGAGRLGWPLAAGFARLFLAAAGGWVCGYWLGWGLPGIFAAMAAALIVLGGTIAAAVRWGAWR
- a CDS encoding type IV toxin-antitoxin system AbiEi family antitoxin, whose product is MKFKLGGQDQTLLLEVTSVGQPKQIREAITRLGELRAEMDGAYPVAVAQYISPQGAGLLKRNGLGYLDLSGNCYLAFGNVLIEKEGKPNLRPSTRPLKALFAPRATRVVRTLLVDPSRLWRLEELAKASQVSLGHAHNVVKRLGDLAWVERGEQQRIHLSKPADLLDAWVDAYTYRLNEIATYFSPERITRKLVGDLARAAQEADRRVAFTLHAGAALVAPNVRFPAIHCYIEGDPEPVAKALGLRPGEDEGNVHFLAPYDLGVFHAPITKSGVPVVCLPQLYADLYHYERRGREQAAHLRREAMGF
- the recG gene encoding ATP-dependent DNA helicase RecG translates to MVTAAEAAPGPRTALGDLAGVGPQRAKALARLGLATIEDALVQHLPLRHEDRSRIIPLGRVSVGEARTCAGTIAGISPPPRGRPRMPLVVMIRDVSGFLNCAWFNQPYLARVFKRGQRLIVHGKVQPYGRGPLQMLVKDYEVVEDGPDEMLHTGRLVPVYPLTEGLTQRPFRRLMKRLVDGWADQIDDPLPERVRVGRALLPLPQAIRGAHFPETQEEQAAAHRRLVFDDFFLLETGLAIRRHREGRRRGLAMNPPGALVGRLRASLPYTLTAAQERVWGEIRTDMAEPYPMSRLLQGDVGSGKTVVAALAILTAIESGYQAALMAPTEILAEQHMITLSQLLEPLGVRVVLLTGAVKGKARQAAAAAAERGEAGCVIGTHALVQGSVGFKRLGLAVIDEQHRFGVAHRAAIRGKGESPDVLVMTATPIPRTLALTLYGDLDVSVLDELPPGRRPVVTVARGESKRREIYDFLRKQIGEGRQVYVVCPLVEESEASDLRAATEMAERLQREVFPERRVGLLHGRLGFQDKERVMREFKEGAVHVLVSTTVIEVGIDVPNAAVMLVEHAERFGLSQLHQLRGRVGRGSWKSYCILLAGSSSEDAQRRIAAMTGTNDGFRIAEVDLELRGPGDFFGTRQSGLPEFRVADLLRDGAMLEEARREAFALVHADPQLTASEHRGLRDALLARWRGKLDLAGIG
- the rpmB gene encoding 50S ribosomal protein L28 encodes the protein MAQRCDVCGKGPSVGHKISHAHNVTKRRWLANLVSMRGKIGTTGVVQRLRVCTRCLKAGKVTKVL
- a CDS encoding MFS transporter, which produces MSRRARAVLGTACGTHFVHDGFSDILYVLFPVWAREFGLSFAQVGLLRTVYSGGMAAFQIPAGLLAERWGEARLLAAGTAATALGFVAAGFAGGYAALLGCLLAAGLGSGVQHPLSSSLVSHAYEDGRRRVALGTYNFSGDLGKVVVPAAVAFAVPWLGWRGAVESFAVVGMAAAGLVLLALTRLEVGYAPLPEDRAERRHGSDWGIRDVRGFQALSVIHVIDNSTRTGFLTFLPFLLIAKGSSVQAVGFALMLVFAGGAAGKFACGVLAERLGVIRTVIITEAATGAGILLLLGLPLGPSLALLPVLGIALNGTSSVLYGTVADLVTSDRRGRSYAVFYTVGVGASALSPSVYGVVSDWGGVPLALAIVGSLVFLTLPLTLLLRRPLAAAPV
- a CDS encoding metallopeptidase family protein, whose amino-acid sequence is MTHSEFEALVERALRTLPRRFKEKIANVAIVVEDWADDETLRDVGIEPPDTLYGLYRGIDLTHRDTSYGNVLPDTIHIYQGPIEEDCADAAEMAELVRDTVIHEIGHYFGLDDDTMEGIEQGQ
- a CDS encoding pyridoxal phosphate-dependent aminotransferase yields the protein MLADRLKTLQPSPTLAMQARAKAMRAEGMNVISFGAGEPDFDTPRRIKDAAIRAIESGQTKYTEVGGIPELRAAICHKLKRDLGLDYTPEEVTVSCGAKHTLFNIVMALVNPGDEVVIPSPFWVSYPEQVRLLGGVPVPVETLESTGFDLDPAAVRRAVTAKTRILVLNSPGNPTGAVFSAAALKQVGELAVERGFWIVSDECYEALTYERRHVSIASLSPEIKARTLVVNTCSKAYAMTGWRVGYAAGPTVIIKAMTDIQSQVTSNPTSIAQWAAVEALAGPQDEVAKMVGEFDRRRRVIVEALNAIPGISCVMPKGAFYVFPNVSGLFGKRWKGGTLKGSRDVSAFLLEEALIATVAGVDFGSDAHIRLSYATGLETIKEGMSRMAAAVRALEG
- the coaD gene encoding pantetheine-phosphate adenylyltransferase produces the protein MGKRAVYPGMFDPMHNGHLDLIERSLRIFDELIVAVVANPSKQPLFEVKERLEMIDEATAGMGRMRITSFDGLLIDLAHREQADCIVRGIRAVSDFEYEFQMALMNRKLRHTVETVFLMPHEKYTYISSRLIKEVSSLGAAVTGMVPPLVEERLNAKFSRK
- the rsmD gene encoding 16S rRNA (guanine(966)-N(2))-methyltransferase RsmD, producing MRVIAGALKGQRLTTPKGRTTRPTADQVRIACLDTLMPYLEAGPFLDLFAGAGGVGIEALSRGAPSACFVEQDRAAVTALEDNIDRLGLAGRAKVLRQDVLRALEALAREGARFGVVFLDPPYASADAAPALERLARGDCLLPGAVVVAQHSTKAPPPAEPGALTLWKSRRFGETTLTFFRGGA